The Verrucomicrobiota bacterium genome includes the window GGTGTTCCTCGGCCTCGCCGCGCTGGTGTTTGTCACGGTGACGCTGCTGAAAATCCCGGAGAAGCAACCGCCATCCTGCCCGCCGAGGCGGCGGCGCAACGACGGGCCATGATCAAGCTCATCTTCCGCCTGCTGTTGCGTCTGCTGCTGCGCTTCCGCGCCTACGATACCGACGCGCTCAAGTCGCCCGGTCCTGTGCTGCTGCTGCCCAACCACGTTTCGTGGTTCGACTGGCTGCTGCTGTTCGTCTGTCTCGACGATGACTGGCGGTTCGTCACGAGCGAGCCCGCGTCCCGCGTGAGCCCGCTGCACCGCGCGATCATGGTCAACCGCCACACGTTCCCCGTGGATCCCGCGTCGCCTTACGCCGTCAAGCGCATGGCGGAGTTCCTGCAGGGCGGCGGCCGGCTCGTGCTGTTCCCCGAGGGCCGGCTCTCGCTCACCGGCGCGCTGATGAAGCTGTTCGATGGCACGGGCTTCCTCATGCACAAGACGAACGCGAAGGTCATCACCGCGTATTTGCGCGACGCGCACCGGCTGCCGTTCTCGCGGCACCCCGGCTGGACCAAGTGCTGTCCGCGCGTGACGGCGCATTACAGCGAGTTGCTCACACCGCCGAAGCTCGACCACGTGGGCACCGCGCAAGCCCGCGAAACGCTCACCACCTGGCTGCGCGACCGCATGGTCGAGCAGCAGTTCCGTGTGGAGATGGCGTTCGGAGCAGGCGACGTGCTGTCCGCGGTGGCCGAGACCGCGTCGCAAGTGCCCAACCACGTGGTGATGGAGGACGCGAGCGGCACGGAGTTGACGTATCGCAAGCTGATGGTCGGCGTGCGCGTCCTGTCGAAGGCGCTTGCGGGGCGGGTGGAGCGGGGAGCTTCAGTTTCGCGTGTCGGCATCTTGCTGCCGAATGTGAACAGCTTCCCTGTCACGGTGCTTGCGTTGTGGAGCCTCGGCAAAGTGCCAGCCATCCTGAACTTCTCCACCGGCCCGACCGTGATGCTCACGTGCTGCGAACTCGCGGGATTGAAGCAAGTCGTCACGTCGCGGCTCTTCTTCGAGCGCGCGCGGCTCAAGCCCGAGCCCTTCACGCAAGCCGGCATCGAGCTCATCTACCTTGAAGACGTCCGCGCCGACATCACGAGCGCAGGCAAACTCGCCGCGCTCGCCCGCAGCTACTTCACTCCGCACCCCGCACCGGACGCTTCTCACTCGCCCGCGGACGCCGCGGTCGTGCTCTTCACTTCCGGTTCCGAGGGTGTGCCGAAGGGCGTCGAGCTTTCGCACCGGAACATCCTCGCCAACATCCGCCAGATGCTTGCCATCACGGACCTTCACGACGGCGACCGCATCTTCAACTGCCTGCCGCTCTTCCACAGCTTCGGGCTCGTGGTCGGCACGTTCCTGCCGCTCGTGCGCGGGATGCACGTGTTTCTGTATCCGTCGCCGCTGCACTATCGCGTGGTGCCGGCCGCGGTGTATGAGTCCAACTGCACCGTCTTCATCAGCACCAACACCTTCCTCAACGGCTATGCGCGCAAGGCGCATCCCTACGACTTTCGCAGCTTGCGCTACTTGTTCGCCGCGGCGGAAAAGCTGCAGGAGGCGACGGCGACCACGTGGGCGCAAAAGTTCGGCATCCGCATTCTCGAAGGCTACGGGGCGACCGAGTGCGCGCCGTGCGTGAGCTTGAACACGCCGCTGGCGCCGCGTTGGGGAACCGTGGGACGACTGTTGCCCGGAATGGAAATGAAGCTTGAACCGGTCGAGGGCGTGAGCGACGACCCTGCGCTCGCGGCGGCCGGGCTGAGAGCGGGGCGGCTCTTCGTGAGCGGGCCCAATGTCATGCGCGGCTACATCAACTCCGACGCGAACGCGGTCTTCCAATCGCACGGCGGCTGGTATGACACCGGCGACATCGTGAGCGTGGACGCGCTCGGCTCGCTCACCATCCGCGGACGCATGAAGCGCTTTGCCAAGGTCAGCGGCGAAATGGTCAGCCTCACCGCCGTCGAGGACGCGCTGGCCGGCGCGTTCCCGCAATACGGCCTGCGCTGCGCCGTGGCCGTCATCGCCGTGCCGGACGAAGACAAGGGCGAGCGGCTCATCGCCGTGTCAAACGAATCACGGCTCCAGCTTGGTGAAATCCGCGAAGCGGTGAAGGCGAAAGGCCTGTCAAACCTCTGCGTCCCGCGAGAGATCAGGGTTGTCCGGGAAATTCCGAAACTGGGCACGGGAAAGGTGAACCATCGCGAGTTGCAGAAGCTGATGTGACGCCATGCCGCTGCTCATGCTCATCTCGTTCACGCTGCTCTGCTTCGCCGCAACCGGGCCGGCGCACGGCGCCCCCACGAATTCGGAACGCCGCGAATGTGTCGTCCTCCTGCACGGGCTGGGGCGGTTTCCGGTCTCAATGAAACCCATCGAGCGCGACCTCCGCCGCGCGGGCTATCACGTGGTAAACCTCAGCTACCCTTCGTGGCGCGTGCCGGTCGAGCGCATCGCAGACGATTACCTTCCGCGGGAACTCGCACGTCGCATTCCCGCCGGGACGGCGAAGGTCCACTTCGTCTCGCACTCGCTTGGAGGCATTCTTCTCCGGCAACACCTCGCCACGCACACCTTCACCAACCTCGGCCGCGTGGTGATGCTCGGCCCGCCGAACCGCGGCAGCACCCTCGCGGATTGGTTCAAGTGCTGCGACGTCGTGCGGTGGGTGGTGGGGCCGAATCTGCCGCGGCTCGGCACCGGCCCCGATGACCTGCCCGCGCGGCTTGGTCCGGCGAACTTTGAGCTCGGTGTCATCGCGGGGGACCGCCCGCTGTTCGGCGGATTCCTGCTCGACGAGAGGCCGAATGACAGCAAGGTGACGGTCAATGCGACCCGCATCGCCGGCATGAAGGACCACGTGGTGGTGCACTCGTCCCACACCTTCATGATGCGGAACCCGGCCGCACGCCATCAAACGGTCCACTTTCTCGTGAACGGGCACTTCGATCGCGACGAGGCGCGCGGCGTGCGCTTTTGACGTGCAACCGCCGCGGACGGTTCCTATCGTCGCCGCGCTTTATGGCGACCGTGAAACCCTTTGCCGCGCTCCGGCCCGTTCCCGCGCTCGCGGCGCGCATCTGCGAGCTGCCTTACGACGTGATGTCGTCCGACGAGGCGCGCGCCATGGCCGCCGGCAACCCTCTCAGCTTCCTGCACGTCAGCAAGCCGGAGATCGACCTGCCCGCCGGCACCGACGTGCACGCGCCCGGGGTGTATGCGAAGGGTCGCGAGAACTTCCGGCGCCTCATCGCTCAAGGCGCGCTGCGGCAGGACGCGCAGCCGTGCTTCTACGCGTATCGGCAGGTGATGGGGGCGCACTCGCAGACCGGCATCGTCGCGGTCGCGAGTTGCGACGAATACCAGCGCGGCATCGTCAAAAAGCACGAACTCACGCGGCCCGACAAAGAAGACGACCGCGTCCGCCACATGGAAGCGCTCGACGCGCAGACCGGTCCGGTCTTCCTCACCTACCGGGCGACCGCTGCGCTCAACGAGATTGTGACGACGCGCACCGCGGCGGCGCCGGAGATTGATTTCACCGCGCCCGATGGCGTTCGCCATTCCGCGTGGGTTTTTGCGGGCGCCGCCGACCTGCGCCGCATTGAGGACGAGTTCGCGCGTGTGCCGTGCCTCTACATCGCGGACGGTCATCATCGCAGCGCCGCGGCCGCGCGCGTGTCGGCAGCGCGCAAGGCTGCGGGTCACAGCGATCGTTTCCTCACGGTGATCTTTCCGCATGACCAGTTGCAAATCCTGCCCTACAACCGCGTGCTCAAGGATCTCAACGGCCGCTCGCCGGGGGAGTTGCTCGCGACGCTCGACTCCGTCTTTGTGATCAAGGACGCGGGCGCGGCGAAGCCTTCGCGCAAGCACGAGCTGGGATTCTACCTGGGCGGCTCATGGCGCACGCTGCACTTCCGGCCGCAGTTCACCGCGACGAGCGACCCGGTCGAGAAGCTCGACGTGACGCTGCTTCAAAAGGTCGTGCTCGCGCCCTTGTTCGGCGTCGAGGACCCGCGCACGAGCACGCGAATCCAGTTCGTCGGCGGCATCCGTGGCACGGCCGAGCTTGAACGGCTCGTCAACTCGGGCGACGCCGCGTGCGCGTTCTCGATGTTCCCGACGAGCATCGAGGACTTGATGGCCATTTCGGACGCCGGCGGCTTGATGCCACCGAAGAGCACGTGGTTTGAGCCGAAGCTCCGCGACGCGATGTGTTGCCACATGATCTAGTCCCGGGTTTTGGACGCGGGTGTTCAAGTTTCCCGGCGCGAGTTGTGAAGACGGGCGATGACTCGCTGCGATCAAAGTCGCCCCGCTGTGCTGCGACGGGCCGGTTCGAATTCCGTTTGATGGGCGGGCAGCCGCCGGCGCGTCCAAGTCCCGTGCCGCCAAAGGCCCCGATGAACAACCAGCGCGAGTGTTTCGTGAAACGGCGGGATGTCGTTTCCCGTCGCGGGTTCCTCCACGGCACCGCGCTTGGCTTCGGCGGGCTCGCGCTCGGCACGATGCTTGCGCGCGAGGCCCGTGGTTCGGACGCGGCGTGGCAGGCGCCGACCGGCACCGCGCACTTTGCGCCGCGGGCCAAGAGCGTGATCTGGCTGTTCATGCGCGGGGGCGTGAGCCACATGGAGAGCTTTGACCCGAAGCCGGCGCTGAACCACTACGCGGGGAAGACCTTCGAGGAGACGCCGTTCAAGGGCATCAACGACCCGGAGAAGCGCAAACGCGTGCGCGTGGTGGTGGTGAACGACGCCAACGGCCAGCAACGGAACAAGATTTACCCGCTGCAAGTCGGCTACCAAAAGGCCGGGCGCAGCGGCATCGAGGTGAGCGACTTCTTCCCGCACATCCGCGAATGCGTGGACGACATCGCGATCGTGCGCTCGATGTGGACGACGGACGACAACCACGGCGCGCAGGTGCAGTTCCATTCCGGCCGCCACATGCTCGAGCCGCCGGTGCCGACGATCGGCGCGTGGGTGAACTACGGGCTCGGCACCCTGAACGAAAACCTCCCGCAGTTCGTGAACATGGGCCCGCGGTTCTTCGACACGCGCGACGGCCACTATCTCGGTCCGGCCTACGATGCGGTGCCATTGAAGATCGACCCTCGCGAGCCACTGGCTTACGCCAAGCCCGAGGCGGACGTGAGCGCGGCGGAGCAGGAAATCCAGTTCAACCTCGTCAACAAGCTCGATCGCCTCGCGGCGCAACGGCATCCGCTCGACGCGAGCCTCGCCGCGCGCATCAAATCCTACGAACTCGCCTACCGCATGCAGATGGCGGTGCCCGAGGTGATGGATCTGGGGAAGGAATCCGCGGAGACGAAGAAACTCTACGGGACGGAGAGCGAACCGACGCGGGCGTTCGGCACGCAATTGCTCGCGGCGCGGCGGATGATCGAGCGTGGCGTGCGGTTCGTGCAAATCCAGCACGGCGACGGCGCGGCGGGCGCGTGGGACGCGCACGGCGGGTTGAAGGCGAATCACACCAACCTCGCGCGGCAGGTGGACCAGCCGTGCGCGGCGCTGTTGCGCGACCTGAAGTCGCGCGGCCTGTTCGACGAGACGATCGTGGTCTTCGCGACGGAGTTCGGCCGCACGCCGGGGTCGCAAGGCTCGGACGGGCGCGACCATCATCCCTACGGCTTCAGCGTGTGGATGGCGGGCGGCGGGATCAAGGGCGGGGTCGTGCACGGCGCGACGGATGAACTCGGGTTTCACGCCGTGGAGCCCGCGCACTATGTGACGGATGTGCACGCGACGCTGCTCAAGCAGCTCGGGCTCGACTCGCGCCGGCTGGAAATCCCAGGTCGAAAGCGCCTCGACATCGAGCACGGCGAGGTGATCCGCGACATCCTCGCGTGACGCGCCGCCGCGCGTCGCGGGGCTTCACTTCCTCGCCCGCAACACCGCCCTCGCCGGTGCGCCGTCGGCCCCGAGGATTTTCAGCGGGAGGCAGACGAGATCGTAGTGGCCGGGCTTGATCTTCGAAAGGTCGAGGCCTTCGATGATCCAGATTTCCGCGCCGAGCATGATTTGGTGGCACTCGACGCCGTCCTTCTGCCACCCGCCGACGCTCAGGTAATCCACGCCCACCGTCATCACGCCGCGCTCGACGAGGTAGCTCGCTGTGTCGGCCGGGATGTAGATGAACTGCTCATCGAAGGTTGAGGTCTTCGCGAGCCGCCACGAGCGGGTGGAGTTGCGCGTCCTGAACAGCACGCGCTCGCCGCGCTTGAGCTTGTGCGGCTTCAATTCCTCCACCGTGATCGCGGACTTGTGTTTGAGTGCGATGACCCGGCACGGGCCGATGACGGCGTCGAGCGGCATGGACTCCATCGTGCGGCCGTCGCGGATGAAATGCCGCGGGGCGTCCATGTGGGTGCCGGTGTGCGCGCAGAGCGAGAGCTTCGTCAGATTGCACGGGATGGTTTTCCCGGGCTGGTCGGGCACAGGGTCGCCGAGCTTGACGTGCAGTGAGACGCGGCACTCGGGGTCATTCGGCCAGTGCACCATGCCGTCGCGCAAGGTGACGGTGATGTCGAGCCAGGGGCTGGATGTGCTCATGCGAAAAGGGCGATGGCTCCAGCTACTTGCTGAAGGTGATGACGTGTTTGATGCCGGTGGGCTTGGCGACGAGGAGGTCCCGGAAGTTCTCGACGGGATGGCGCGCGCTGATGACGTTTGCGAGCGCCTTGGGCCAGCGCTTCTTGAACTCGCCGAGGTCGCGGATGGCGTTCTCGAATGCGGCCTTGTCCGCGTTGACCGTCCCGACGACGACTTGGTTCTTCAGCACGAGATTGCGCATGAGCACGTTGCCAGGCACTGAGATGTGGCCCTCGGGTGCGGGGATGCCGGTGAAGACAAACACGCCGTTGAGGCCGAGCACTTCCATCACGCCGAAGGCGACGTGCGACACGCCGAGCGCCTCGTAGACGAGGTCGATGTTGCCGACCATCGCGGCGAGTTCCTGCGGCGTCTTCTCCTGCGCGGAGATGTATCTCGCGCCGAAGCTCTCGACGAGCGCGGCTTTGTCATTTGGCTTTGGCGACCGCGAGTAAACCCACGTTTCAAATCCGTTCAAGACGAGCGTCATCGCGCCGAGGATGCCGATGGGCCCGGCGCCGAGCACGACCGCGCGGAGCCCATTGCCCGGCCTGCCCGGCTTGGCAGAAGCCCACGGCAGCCGGCTTTGGATGCGCCACACCTGCGCGAGTCCTTTCTCGGCGATGGTCAGCGGTTCGGCGAGCACTGCGAAGTCACGCAACGTGGGCGGGACGAGCGTGAAGTGCTTCTCGTCGTCCACGTAAAACTCCGTCATGTAACCGTGCGTCTGGTTGATGCCGCGCTCGACGAACTTGTGCGTGGCGCAGAAGTCCTGAAGGTCGGCGCGGCAGGGGCGGCAGTGCGCGTCGTCACAGGGCCGGCGCACGGAAGGCACCACCAGGTCGCCCACCTGGATGCGCTTGACGCGGGAGCCGACCTCGATGACCTGGCCGAGCGATTCGTGGCCGAGCACGAGATACTCCGAACCGGCGGGCGGCGCGCCGTAGACGAACGTGCAAATCTCGCGGTCCGTGCCGCAGATGCCGACGTCGAGCGTGCGGACCTTCAACTGGCTCGGGCCCGTCAGGGCGGGTTCGTCGTGGTCGAGCAGCGCGACTTGGCGGCGGGTGGGCATCACGCCCACCGCTTTCATTTGCTTCTTCTGGCTCATCTGGGGCGGAGTGGACGCGGCGCGAACGGACAAAATCGCTCCGCCGATGGTCCGGCGGCGCGGCGATGATACACCTGGTCCAAAGGGTGAAAACAAGAAACTCGGCGCGGCGCAACGGCGCGCTCTTGACTCGCGCCATTCCTGCGCCGGAGCCAGGTCCCCTCCCGTCAAAACTCTTCGATGCCTCCGGCACGCGGGCCCTTGCCCGCAGCATCGTGCAGCGCCACGAGCGCGATGCCAGAGGCGATGTGGCCGATGCCAACGATGCCGGCTGCTTTCGAGGCGTGAGACTCTCACGCGCTGCATCGGGGTGCAAATGGAGGCGATGTCAGTTCAGGCTGAACGTCACGTCCGCCGACCGCACTCGTGTCGAGGCGGGCGGCTTCTGAGCGTCGAAGCGCAGCACGATCGTGTGCGCGCCAGCGGTGACAGTCGTCTTGATTTCGCCGCTCGGCGAGGGCTTGACGGGCTTGCCGTCAAGCCACACATCGGGCTTGTCCCCGCCTTCGAGGACGAGCGTCACGGGGCCGGGCTTCGAGGCTGTGAAGGTTGTGCCGGCGACGAGGTGATTCACCGTCACGTGCAGCGGCGCCTTCGCGAGTTCCTCGAACTCGGGCTTCGACAGCGCGCCGTTCACGAGGGTTGTCGTCGTGCCCCAAGCGAGCCCGCCAGCAAAGCCGCTGTGGAACTGGTCCCACTTGCCGGTGAAATCGCCTTTCGTGAACGGCTCGATGCCGTCCTGGCTCATGCGGTGCGTGACCGGCAGCACGCGCCACACGCGCGCCACGCCGCCCTTGCCCGCGTCGAAGTTGCCGGGCTTGCCGAGCTTCGAGAGGAACGCGATGAGGTCGAGCTGCTCGGCCTCCGGCATCGTGTCGAGCAGGCCGGCGGGCATGAGCGAAAACTGGGAGTTCCCGCGCCGGGCGATGTTGTTCTTCGCCACGGAGACTTCCACGTTCTGCGCGTTTCGGACGACGACCTCCTGCCCCGTCTCGCGCACGAGCAAGCCGCTGAACTCCTGGTCGTCCTTCGTCGTGATGACGGTCGAGTGGAAGCCCTCCTTGATCTTCGCGTTCGGCAACAGCACGGACTCGACGAGGTAATCCACCGGCGCGCTTGCGCCGATACTCGTCATGTCGGGACCGACCTTGCCGCCCGCGCCGCCGATGCTGTGGCAGAGCACGCAGCCGAGTTCCGCACGGCGATACACGCGCTCGCCGCGCGCGGGGTCGCCGGATTTCACGGCGAGGTCGGCCAGTTCCTTAAGCTTCGCGGGCGTGAGCTTGTCGGGCGAAAGTGCGGTGATGTTCGCGAGCTTGGTGAGCGAGGCGACGAGCGTGGCGTCCGGCTGCGCGCCTTCGCGGGCGGCGCGGAGGCCGGAGCTGGCGACGTGCGGGGGCAGCGCGGTGCGGCTGCCGACTTTTTCGCCGAACGATTTGGCCGCGCCCTTGGTGGCGAGCACGCTGCGCCAGAGGTCGAGCGCCTCGGCTTCGGTCTTCGTCTCGGCCAGTTCGTCGAGCGCGAGGTCGGCGAACTTCGCGGGCTGGAGCGACGCGAGCGTGACGGCGGCGGCGCGGCGCACGGGCGCGGGCGAAGTCTTCGCTGCCAGCGGTTGCAGCGCGCCCAGCACGGGGCCAATCGCGCCCAACTCACGGAACGCACCAAAGAGCGCGGTGCGGACCTCGGCGGGCGTGTTCTCTGTGCCGGCGAGCTTCACCATCTCGGCGAAAGCCGCGCCGGGATTCTTCCACGCACCCTGCAAGTTCACGAAGGCGACGCGCGTGGCGAGGTTCGCGTAGGAGAGCAGCGCGAGGCCGCGCGAGGCGTCGCCCGCGGGCTTCACATTGCGGAGGCGAGCGGCGGAGGTGAGCGCGGCGAGCGCACGGTTGAGCGCGGCGTCGGTGAAGTCGCGCTTCACGACCTGCTCCCAGAGGCGGTTGATTTCCGCCGGACCGCCGGCGGCACCGATGAGTTCAATCCACGGGCCGGAGCCATCCTTGGTGAGCGGCTTGGCGGCGAGAATCTTCGCGACGCTGGATGACGCCAGCGCGGGGTCGAGCGCCTTCATCGCATACTCAAGCTGCGCTTGTTTCGCCGGTGAGTTGGGCCCCCACGCGCCGGACTCCAGCGCGGCGAGGAACGGCTGCGCCAGCTCGTTGATGGAAAGCCACACCGCGTAGTCGAGGAACGGGTCCGTGCCGATGGTGTCCACGGCGGAGAGCACGAGCTCAGCGGACTTGGCGGACGGGAACTTCGCCAGCGCGCGGACGGCCTCGACGCGCACGCGCGAGTGCGGGTCAGCGACAAGCTTGGTGAGTCGCGCGACGGTGTCGCTCTCGGCGAAGCTCGCGCTGGCGTCCGCGAGATACGTGCTCGCGGTCCCGTTCGCGTCGGCGACCAGCACTGGTTTGGTGGGCGCAGCCGTGGCGAAGCTCAACGCCCGCACCGCGGCGGCGCGGATGCGGCCGTCCTGCGCGGCGAGCAGCTTGGTGACCAGCTCCGGCGCGGGGATGTTCAGGGACTGGTGAATCCACAGTGCAGCGAGCTGCTCCTTCTCGGTCTTGAGCTTCGCGGTCCAGGTCTTCAGCTCGGGCGCGACGGCGTCGGCGCCTTTCTCCACGAGGAGGCGCGTGGCTTGGGAGGCGTTGAAGTGGTTGGGCGAAATCAGTTCGTTGAGCAATGCGCTCGTGCCGGCTTTCACCAGCTCCGGTTTTTTCAGGACCGGCTTGCCCTTCATCGCCACGCGCCAGATGCGGCCGTGCTCGTGGTCGCGGCGCGGGTCGCGGAAGTCCACCTCGCCGTGCTGGATGATCGGGTTGCTCCAGTCGGCGATGTAGAGCGCACCGTCGGGGCCGAGCTTCACGTCAATCGGCCGGAAGGTGTTGTTCGAGGTGCGGCAGATGTCGGTCTCCTGCTTGGTGATGTAGGCCGCGCCCTGCTCGGTGATGCTGAAACTCGTCACGCGGTTCGCGCGGAAGTCGCACGTCACCAGGCGGCCCTGCCAGTCGGCGGGGAAGTGCTGGCTGCGGATGATTTCGAGGCTGGCGAACTTCGGGTAGCCGCCCGGGCTGACGCTCGGGAGGATGCGGCGCGCGCGGGCGTAAGTCACATACATGCCGCCGGGGAGACCCCAGTTGATGCCGCCGCCGCCCGCGCCGTCGGTCATGAAGCTCTGGCCGAACTCGTCGAACTGGTGGCCCCAACTGTTCACCCAGCCCTTGAAGACGACTTCCAATTTCAGCGACGACGGCTCGAAGCGGAACACGCCGCCCGAACGCAGGCGCACGACGCCGTGGGGCGTCTCGACCTCGCTGCGCGTGTAGATGGACTGGCTCATCCACAGCCGGCCGTCCGGCCCCCAGCGCAGCGTGTGAAGGTTGTGGTGCGTGTCCTCGGTGCCGAAGCTGGAGAGAACGACCCGGCGCACGTCGGCCTTGCCGTCGCCGTTGGTGTCCTTCAAGTGCAGCAGCTCGGTGCTCTGCGCGACATACACGCCGCCATCGCCGGGCGCGAGGCCGGTGGGGATGAGCAAGCCGTCGGCGAAGACTGTGGCCTTGTCGGCCTTGCCCGCGCCCTTGGTGTCTTCGAGGACGACGATTTTGTCGTGCGCGGCCTGGCCGGGTTCGATTTGCGGATAGACCTCGCTGCTGGCGACCCAGAGGCGGCCCTGCGGATCGAAGTTGATTTGGATGGGCTTGGCGAGGTGCGGGTTCTCGGCCCAGAGCGTGACTTCGAGACCTTCCGCCACGGTGAACTCGGGCGTGGGCTGCGGCGTGTGCTTGGCGGCGGCGGCCTTGCCGAGCAGCGCGGCGGGCTGGAGTTCGGGGCCGGGCTTGAAGCTCGCGTCGTTCAAGTGCTTGCACAGCTCGCGAATCTTCTTCTCCTCGGCGGCGATGAGCGGGTCGAACTGCGGCATCTCGACGGCGTTTTTGCCCTGCTCGCGTTTCCGGAAGCCGAAGATGTAAGCCATGTTCGCCGGGCGGGAGCGGTGGAAGAAGAACTCGTTTTTGCGGAGGATTAACTGCCGCAAATGCTGCATGTGCGCAGAAAATCCAGGATTCAGTGTGTGACGCGTTCCGAAGAGAGCCAGTTCCAAAGACCGAGCTGTCTGGTGATAGCCGAGTTCCCCCAGATGAATTCCGTTCTCTGTCTGAAAGATTTCACTTCGGCTGACATTTCCAGTCGACTCTCGCGTTGCCTCATATAAAGAGAAGTGCATCGGCCCCCGGTCAAAAAGCGACACGAAGAATGCACTGCGTTCCTTCGCAATCAAACGGCAGGCATCAACATAAAGTTTCAGTTGTTCATTGTGCTTCGTCGGGTCTAGCGACATCCACGGCACTTGCTCGTGCTTGATGGGTGACAGCAACACAAACCGGCACCCCGGCGAAATCTTCTCAATCGCATCGAGCAGCCGGTTGTAGTCCGCCTTGAACTTCTCCAACCCCGCTTCGCCCGCGAACGACGCGGCCATGCCGTAGCCGATGAACGCGACTGTCGGTTTGGTCTCCTCGATTTGTTTTTGAATGAGCTTCCACGCTTCGCCCGGCGGCTCGTTGCCGGCCTGCCCGAGCGAGAGTCCTAGGCGCGACTCGCCGTCCGGGAGGTCCGCGCTCCAGCCGAGGTTGCGGAAGGTCACGCGCCGGTCGGGGAAGCGCGTGGTGAGCATCAGCTCGATCCAGCCGTGATGCTGCTCGCGCTCCATCAGCGTGTCGCCGAGGAACACGACGCGGTCGCCGTCCTTCAGCTCGAAGGGCGCGGCGGCGGTAGCGGGGATCGCGAGTGCGACCACGGCGGAAAGGAGGAGAAGAAGTCGCTTCATAGGTGCGCAGGAGATTACAGGTCGCGCCGGTGAATTCACTCAGAAAAGCGGCAGGTGAATCGCGCGGGTGCTTTGGAGTGCGCCGGCAAGTCCGTCGCGTCGCCGCTTTCGCCGATGCGTCCCCAAGCGCGGTCGCCGCTGCGCTCTGCCGGCGCACACCATGGAAGTCACCGCGCCGTGCTTCAGCGCCCCGGTGCGCTTCAACGGTTGCTGAACAGTTCCCACTCGCCGGATGCGAGAACCAGCCTCGGTGTCGAATCCGGAAGCAGCCGGCGGACTTTCTCGACATCCCCCTTGAATCCCACGACGAGCACGCGGCGGTCGCCGCCGAGGAACGTCGAGAGCGAGGGCTCATCCGGGATGAGCAGGGGCTTCATGCGGTCGGCGTTGCCGGGAAACGCAAAGGGCACGCGGTGCATGGGGAAGCCGTGGATGAACGGACGGTTCGTGGCGTTGATGGCGGGGAAAGCGTGGAAGGGCAGGCCCTGCGGAATGCGCGTCATGCAGAGGATGGCATCGCCCGGCCTGACTTCGGCGCGGAGCGCGGCGCCCAGCGGCGCGAGGGTCTGGTTGCTGCGAAGGCGGGTTTCGATTTCTGGAGTCCAAAACAGCACGGTGAGGAGCGCGACTGCGCTCATGGCCGCGGGTTGCAGTGGGAAACCCCGCACGTTCCAATGGCGAGAAGCAAAGAACGCGACCGCAACCACCATGAAGCAGCCCAAACCCATCCCGGTCCGCATCCACGGTTGATCATCCAACTTGAACGCGAACTTGAACACGAGCGGCAGGGTGATCAACGGCAGCCATGCACAACACGCCGTCGCGGTGCGCAGCCTCGAGGCGAGTGCTTCCTGTCCCCATTCCTCGAACCCCTCCCTCCACCTCATCGCCACCAGCACCGCGAGCGCGGGGAACATCGGCACGATGTAAGCCGGCAGCTTCGCGCGCGTGAGGGAGAACAGCACGAACGTGAATGCGGCCCAGGCGGTCAGAAGCACCCACGCGTCCCTGTGCGCCTTGCCGAGCAGGCGCCAGTGCGCGCGGCGCCACAGCCAGCCGAGCAGCGGCGTCCACGGCAGGAAGCCCGCCGCCAGCACGCCGATGAAGAAGTAGAACGGCTTGCCGCGGTTGTCGATGCCGCCAAGCGAATGGCCGATGGCCTGCCCTTTCACCATGAAATCGAACGAGCCGGGCACGGCCTTGAACACGGCGAAATACCACGGCAGCGCGAGCAGGGAAAAGATGAGCGTGCCGCCCACCGCGCCGATGACGAGGATGTTCAAGCGGACCTTGTCCGCCCGCCGG containing:
- a CDS encoding DUF1015 domain-containing protein — its product is MATVKPFAALRPVPALAARICELPYDVMSSDEARAMAAGNPLSFLHVSKPEIDLPAGTDVHAPGVYAKGRENFRRLIAQGALRQDAQPCFYAYRQVMGAHSQTGIVAVASCDEYQRGIVKKHELTRPDKEDDRVRHMEALDAQTGPVFLTYRATAALNEIVTTRTAAAPEIDFTAPDGVRHSAWVFAGAADLRRIEDEFARVPCLYIADGHHRSAAAARVSAARKAAGHSDRFLTVIFPHDQLQILPYNRVLKDLNGRSPGELLATLDSVFVIKDAGAAKPSRKHELGFYLGGSWRTLHFRPQFTATSDPVEKLDVTLLQKVVLAPLFGVEDPRTSTRIQFVGGIRGTAELERLVNSGDAACAFSMFPTSIEDLMAISDAGGLMPPKSTWFEPKLRDAMCCHMI
- a CDS encoding alpha/beta fold hydrolase, whose translation is MLISFTLLCFAATGPAHGAPTNSERRECVVLLHGLGRFPVSMKPIERDLRRAGYHVVNLSYPSWRVPVERIADDYLPRELARRIPAGTAKVHFVSHSLGGILLRQHLATHTFTNLGRVVMLGPPNRGSTLADWFKCCDVVRWVVGPNLPRLGTGPDDLPARLGPANFELGVIAGDRPLFGGFLLDERPNDSKVTVNATRIAGMKDHVVVHSSHTFMMRNPAARHQTVHFLVNGHFDRDEARGVRF
- a CDS encoding AMP-binding protein produces the protein MKLIFRLLLRLLLRFRAYDTDALKSPGPVLLLPNHVSWFDWLLLFVCLDDDWRFVTSEPASRVSPLHRAIMVNRHTFPVDPASPYAVKRMAEFLQGGGRLVLFPEGRLSLTGALMKLFDGTGFLMHKTNAKVITAYLRDAHRLPFSRHPGWTKCCPRVTAHYSELLTPPKLDHVGTAQARETLTTWLRDRMVEQQFRVEMAFGAGDVLSAVAETASQVPNHVVMEDASGTELTYRKLMVGVRVLSKALAGRVERGASVSRVGILLPNVNSFPVTVLALWSLGKVPAILNFSTGPTVMLTCCELAGLKQVVTSRLFFERARLKPEPFTQAGIELIYLEDVRADITSAGKLAALARSYFTPHPAPDASHSPADAAVVLFTSGSEGVPKGVELSHRNILANIRQMLAITDLHDGDRIFNCLPLFHSFGLVVGTFLPLVRGMHVFLYPSPLHYRVVPAAVYESNCTVFISTNTFLNGYARKAHPYDFRSLRYLFAAAEKLQEATATTWAQKFGIRILEGYGATECAPCVSLNTPLAPRWGTVGRLLPGMEMKLEPVEGVSDDPALAAAGLRAGRLFVSGPNVMRGYINSDANAVFQSHGGWYDTGDIVSVDALGSLTIRGRMKRFAKVSGEMVSLTAVEDALAGAFPQYGLRCAVAVIAVPDEDKGERLIAVSNESRLQLGEIREAVKAKGLSNLCVPREIRVVREIPKLGTGKVNHRELQKLM
- a CDS encoding DUF1501 domain-containing protein, yielding MNNQRECFVKRRDVVSRRGFLHGTALGFGGLALGTMLAREARGSDAAWQAPTGTAHFAPRAKSVIWLFMRGGVSHMESFDPKPALNHYAGKTFEETPFKGINDPEKRKRVRVVVVNDANGQQRNKIYPLQVGYQKAGRSGIEVSDFFPHIRECVDDIAIVRSMWTTDDNHGAQVQFHSGRHMLEPPVPTIGAWVNYGLGTLNENLPQFVNMGPRFFDTRDGHYLGPAYDAVPLKIDPREPLAYAKPEADVSAAEQEIQFNLVNKLDRLAAQRHPLDASLAARIKSYELAYRMQMAVPEVMDLGKESAETKKLYGTESEPTRAFGTQLLAARRMIERGVRFVQIQHGDGAAGAWDAHGGLKANHTNLARQVDQPCAALLRDLKSRGLFDETIVVFATEFGRTPGSQGSDGRDHHPYGFSVWMAGGGIKGGVVHGATDELGFHAVEPAHYVTDVHATLLKQLGLDSRRLEIPGRKRLDIEHGEVIRDILA